The following coding sequences lie in one Phycicoccus duodecadis genomic window:
- the argF gene encoding ornithine carbamoyltransferase encodes MTLRHVLRDDDLTPAEQAAVLDRAAALKAAPFAERPLEGPRTVAILFDKPTLRTQVSFVGAVSALGGFPMVVDGRLAGVGERESVADVARVLGRQSAAIVWRTFAQSRLEEMAAFAGVPVVNALTDDYHPCQILADLLTVREALGDLAGRTLTYVGDGANNMAHSYLLGGATAGMHVRVGTPTSHQPAADVLARARQRAAETGGSVLVSDDPVEAVRGADVVATDTWVSMGQEAESDQRKGAASPFARFSVDEALMAQAGPDAVFLHCLPAYRSLEVAAEVIDGPRSLVWQEAENRLHAQKALLAWLLEQAEGSR; translated from the coding sequence ATGACCCTGCGCCACGTCCTGCGCGACGACGACCTCACGCCCGCCGAGCAGGCCGCGGTGCTCGACCGCGCGGCGGCCCTGAAGGCCGCGCCCTTCGCGGAGCGCCCTCTCGAGGGCCCGCGCACCGTCGCGATCCTCTTCGACAAGCCGACACTGCGCACCCAGGTGTCGTTCGTCGGTGCGGTCTCGGCCCTGGGCGGCTTCCCGATGGTGGTCGACGGGCGGCTGGCCGGCGTCGGGGAGCGGGAGTCGGTGGCCGACGTGGCCCGGGTGCTCGGGCGGCAGTCGGCGGCGATCGTGTGGCGCACCTTCGCGCAGAGCCGGCTCGAGGAGATGGCGGCCTTCGCCGGCGTCCCGGTCGTGAACGCGCTGACCGACGACTACCACCCCTGCCAGATCCTGGCCGACCTGCTGACCGTGCGTGAGGCCCTCGGCGACCTCGCCGGGCGCACGCTGACCTACGTCGGCGACGGGGCCAACAACATGGCCCACTCCTACCTGCTGGGTGGCGCGACGGCCGGGATGCACGTCCGCGTGGGCACCCCCACGTCGCACCAGCCCGCCGCCGACGTGCTAGCCCGGGCCCGGCAGCGGGCCGCCGAGACCGGGGGCTCGGTGCTGGTCAGCGACGACCCCGTCGAGGCCGTGCGGGGCGCCGACGTGGTCGCGACCGACACGTGGGTGTCGATGGGCCAGGAGGCCGAGTCCGACCAGCGCAAGGGCGCGGCGAGCCCCTTCGCGCGGTTCTCCGTCGACGAGGCCCTCATGGCGCAGGCCGGCCCCGACGCCGTCTTCCTGCACTGCCTGCCCGCGTACCGCAGCCTCGAGGTGGCCGCCGAGGTCATCGACGGCCCCCGCTCGCTGGTGTGGCAGGAGGCCGAGAACCGGCTGCACGCGCAGAAGGCGCTGCTGGCGTGGCTGCTCGAGCAGGCCGAGGGGTCGCGATGA
- a CDS encoding arginine repressor (regulates arginine biosynthesis when complexed with arginine by binding at site that overlap the promotors of the arginine biosynthesis genes): protein MTVSTSRAARRQRIVEILMATPVRSQTELLDLLAADGIEVTQATLSRDLVDVGAERVRVGKSLVYAVPGEGGDRTVRAATDDDERSSRLASRCQELLVSAEHSANLVVLRTPPGAASFLASAIDHTSVEGVLGTIAGDDTIMVITSGSARSREVVARLLSYTRKDTP, encoded by the coding sequence ATGACCGTCTCGACCTCGCGGGCCGCCCGGCGCCAGCGCATCGTCGAGATCCTGATGGCCACGCCGGTGCGCAGCCAGACCGAGCTGCTCGACCTGCTGGCGGCCGACGGCATCGAGGTCACCCAGGCCACCCTCTCGCGCGACCTGGTCGACGTGGGCGCCGAGCGCGTCCGCGTCGGCAAGTCGCTCGTCTACGCCGTGCCGGGAGAGGGGGGCGACCGCACCGTGCGGGCCGCCACCGACGACGACGAGCGCAGCTCGCGGCTGGCGTCGCGCTGCCAGGAGCTGCTGGTCTCGGCCGAGCACTCCGCCAACCTCGTCGTGCTGCGGACCCCGCCAGGGGCCGCCAGCTTCCTCGCGTCGGCCATCGACCACACCTCCGTCGAGGGGGTCCTCGGCACCATCGCCGGCGACGACACCATCATGGTCATCACGTCCGGGTCCGCGCGCAGCCGCGAGGTCGTCGCCCGGCTCCTGTCGTACACCCGGAAGGACACCCCGTGA
- the argH gene encoding argininosuccinate lyase: MTPPDAAPGPAAPVSLWGGRFTGAPADALAALSKSTHFDWRLAPHDIAGSRAHARVLHAAGLLDDATLEAMLDALERLRQDVASGAFVPAEDDEDVHTALERGLIERAGADVGGRLRAGRSRNDQVATLFRMYLREHARVVAGLVLDVVDALVAQAREHLGVAMPGRTHLQHAQPVLLSHHLLAHAWALLRDVDRLRDWDARAAVSPYGSGALAGSSLGLDPEAVAADLGFTGAVENSIDGTASRDFVAEFSFVCAMTAVDVSRLAEEVVLWATKEFSFVTLDDAYSTGSSIMPQKKNPDVAELARGKAGRLVGDLAGLLTTLKGLPLAYNRDLQEDKEPVFDAVDTLEVLLPAFSGMVATLVFNTDRLAALAPQGFSLATDIAEWLVRQGVPFRVAHEVAGACVRVCEVRGIELWDLSDDDLAAVSEHLTPGVREVLSVEGSLASRSGQGGTAPVRVAEQLERVVAAVGRARGWAAAVPQAR; this comes from the coding sequence GTGACCCCGCCCGACGCCGCTCCCGGCCCCGCCGCCCCCGTCAGCCTCTGGGGCGGGCGCTTCACCGGCGCCCCGGCCGACGCGCTGGCGGCACTGTCGAAGTCGACGCACTTCGACTGGCGCCTGGCTCCCCACGACATCGCGGGGTCCCGGGCGCACGCCCGGGTGCTGCACGCCGCCGGGCTGCTCGACGACGCGACCCTCGAGGCCATGCTCGACGCGCTCGAGCGCCTGCGCCAGGACGTGGCCTCGGGCGCGTTCGTCCCGGCCGAGGACGACGAGGACGTGCACACGGCGCTGGAGCGCGGGCTCATCGAGCGCGCCGGCGCCGACGTGGGCGGCCGGCTGCGGGCCGGGCGCTCGCGCAACGACCAGGTGGCGACGCTGTTCCGGATGTACCTGCGCGAGCACGCGCGGGTCGTCGCCGGGCTGGTGCTCGACGTGGTCGACGCCCTGGTGGCGCAGGCGCGCGAGCACCTCGGGGTGGCGATGCCGGGGCGCACCCACCTCCAGCACGCCCAGCCGGTGCTGCTCTCGCACCACCTGTTGGCCCACGCATGGGCGCTGCTGCGCGACGTCGACCGGCTGCGCGACTGGGACGCCCGCGCGGCGGTCTCGCCGTACGGCTCGGGCGCGCTGGCGGGCTCCTCCCTGGGGCTCGACCCCGAGGCCGTGGCCGCCGACCTGGGCTTCACCGGCGCGGTCGAGAACTCCATCGACGGCACCGCGTCGCGCGACTTCGTGGCCGAGTTCTCCTTCGTCTGCGCGATGACCGCGGTCGACGTCTCGCGGCTGGCCGAGGAGGTCGTCCTGTGGGCCACCAAGGAGTTCTCGTTCGTCACCCTCGACGACGCGTACTCGACCGGGTCGAGCATCATGCCGCAGAAGAAGAACCCCGACGTCGCCGAGCTCGCCCGCGGCAAGGCCGGCCGGCTGGTCGGTGACCTGGCCGGGCTGCTGACCACGCTCAAGGGCCTGCCGCTGGCGTACAACCGTGACCTGCAGGAGGACAAGGAGCCGGTCTTCGACGCGGTCGACACCCTCGAGGTCCTGCTGCCGGCCTTCTCGGGGATGGTCGCCACCCTGGTGTTCAACACCGACCGGCTGGCGGCCCTGGCCCCCCAGGGGTTCTCGCTCGCCACCGACATCGCCGAGTGGCTGGTCCGGCAGGGGGTGCCGTTCCGGGTCGCCCACGAGGTGGCCGGGGCCTGCGTGCGGGTGTGCGAGGTGCGCGGCATCGAGCTCTGGGACCTCTCGGACGACGACCTCGCCGCCGTCAGCGAGCACCTGACGCCGGGGGTGCGCGAGGTGCTGTCCGTGGAGGGGTCGCTGGCCTCGCGGTCCGGGCAGGGCGGTACCGCACCGGTGCGGGTGGCCGAGCAGCTCGAGCGCGTCGTCGCGGCGGTCGGGCGGGCTCGGGGCTGGGCGGCGGCGGTTCCGCAGGCCCGGTGA
- a CDS encoding DNA-3-methyladenine glycosylase, with protein MRRDVLAGPVLEVAPALLGARLTHAGVTLRLTEVEAYAGAVDPGSHAFRGRTPRTAVMFGPAGHLYVYFTYGMHFCANVVTGPEGQASAVLLRAGEVVAGHEVAAARRPGVRERDWARGPARLARTLAFGRDENGLDLLDPAGPGRLEPPAEPPPTGAVRTGPRVGVSGPGGDGDDFPWRFWLADEPTVSVYRPAVRRRRD; from the coding sequence ATCCGGCGCGACGTGCTCGCGGGCCCCGTCCTCGAGGTCGCGCCCGCGCTGCTCGGCGCGCGCCTGACCCACGCCGGGGTCACGCTGCGGCTCACCGAGGTCGAGGCCTACGCGGGTGCGGTCGACCCCGGCTCGCACGCCTTCCGCGGCCGCACCCCGCGCACCGCGGTGATGTTCGGCCCGGCCGGGCACCTGTACGTCTACTTCACGTACGGGATGCACTTCTGCGCCAACGTCGTCACCGGCCCCGAGGGGCAGGCGTCGGCCGTCCTGCTGCGCGCGGGCGAGGTCGTCGCCGGCCACGAGGTGGCGGCCGCGCGGCGGCCCGGCGTGCGCGAGCGCGACTGGGCGCGAGGGCCGGCCCGGCTGGCCAGGACCTTGGCCTTCGGGCGCGACGAGAACGGCCTGGACCTGCTCGACCCCGCCGGGCCGGGGCGCCTCGAGCCACCGGCCGAACCGCCCCCGACCGGCGCGGTGCGCACCGGCCCGCGCGTGGGGGTCAGCGGGCCCGGCGGCGACGGCGACGACTTCCCGTGGCGGTTCTGGCTGGCGGACGAGCCCACCGTCAGCGTCTACCGCCCCGCGGTGCGGCGCCGACGGGACTGA
- the tyrS gene encoding tyrosine--tRNA ligase produces MTDILDELQWRGLVAQTTDESALREALAGGPITAYCGFDPTAPSLHFGNLVQLVVLRHLQRAGHRVICLVGGSTGLIGDPRPSAERVLKTKEQTAAWVANIQRQVRPFLDDGGANPAVFVDNLDWTAGLSALDFLRDVGKHFRVNQMVKKDAIAARLNSDEGISYTEFSYQLLQGLDYLELYRQYGCTLQTGGNDQWGNLTAGSDLIHRVEGRSVHLLTTPLLTDSSGEKFGKSAGNAIWLDPVMTSPYAFYQYWLNVEDASVGTLLRVFTDRGRDEVAALERQVTEEPWKRAAQRTLAADVTTLVHGAEATAAVQAASEALFGKGELAGLDAATLRDATAELPGGPVAVGMSLVDALVAVGLVDSRNAARRTIGEGGASVNGRKVTDPEMVLTTEHVLPGDVVVLRRGRKNLAAGRLTGPDAT; encoded by the coding sequence GTGACCGACATCCTCGACGAGCTGCAGTGGCGGGGACTGGTGGCGCAGACCACCGACGAGTCCGCGCTGCGTGAGGCACTCGCGGGGGGCCCGATCACGGCGTACTGCGGCTTCGACCCCACCGCGCCGTCCCTGCACTTCGGCAACCTGGTGCAGCTGGTGGTGCTGCGGCACCTGCAACGGGCCGGGCACCGGGTCATCTGCCTGGTCGGCGGCTCGACGGGCCTGATCGGCGACCCCCGGCCGTCGGCGGAGCGGGTCCTCAAGACCAAGGAGCAGACGGCCGCGTGGGTGGCGAACATCCAACGGCAGGTGCGGCCCTTCCTCGACGACGGCGGGGCCAACCCCGCGGTCTTCGTCGACAACCTCGACTGGACCGCCGGACTGAGTGCGCTCGACTTCCTGCGCGACGTGGGGAAGCACTTCCGGGTCAACCAGATGGTCAAGAAGGACGCCATCGCAGCCCGGCTGAACAGCGACGAGGGGATCTCGTACACCGAGTTCAGCTACCAGCTCCTGCAGGGGCTCGACTACCTCGAGCTGTACCGGCAGTACGGGTGCACGCTGCAGACCGGGGGCAACGACCAGTGGGGCAACCTCACCGCGGGGTCCGACCTCATCCACCGGGTCGAGGGCCGGTCGGTGCACCTGTTGACCACGCCCCTGCTCACCGACTCCTCGGGCGAGAAGTTCGGCAAGAGCGCGGGCAACGCGATCTGGCTCGACCCCGTGATGACCAGCCCCTACGCCTTCTACCAGTACTGGCTCAACGTCGAGGACGCCTCGGTGGGCACGCTGCTGCGGGTGTTCACCGACCGCGGCCGCGACGAGGTGGCCGCGCTGGAGCGGCAGGTCACCGAGGAGCCGTGGAAGCGCGCGGCCCAGCGGACCCTGGCCGCCGACGTCACCACCTTGGTGCACGGGGCCGAGGCCACGGCGGCGGTCCAGGCGGCCAGCGAGGCGCTGTTCGGCAAGGGCGAGCTCGCCGGCCTCGATGCCGCCACGCTGCGCGACGCCACGGCCGAGCTGCCCGGGGGACCGGTGGCCGTGGGGATGTCCCTGGTCGACGCCCTGGTGGCCGTGGGGCTCGTCGACTCCCGCAACGCGGCCCGTCGAACCATCGGCGAGGGCGGAGCATCGGTCAACGGCCGCAAGGTGACCGACCCGGAGATGGTCCTGACGACCGAGCACGTGCTCCCGGGCGACGTGGTGGTGCTTCGGAGGGGGCGCAAGAACCTCGCGGCGGGCCGTCTGACGGGTCCCGACGCCACCTGA
- a CDS encoding tetratricopeptide repeat protein — MTGKELDRSVHVQLRTLSKENAEGVAKHLVMAAVQLEADDIEAALAHAETAVRRAGRVPAAREALGMVAYRMGDFARALNEFRTVRRLSGSSHLLPLMVDCERGLGRHSRALELAATPEARTLADDERLELAIVVSGVRRDLGQLDAALLALQVPALKRGSKAGVHRLHYAYADTLVALGRVDEAREWFQKAVEGDIENETDAVERLDELDGIDLTDLGPDEDDVVPSPEPPSAEGDGRPTPA; from the coding sequence GTGACCGGCAAGGAGCTCGACCGTTCGGTGCACGTCCAGCTGCGCACCCTCTCGAAGGAGAACGCCGAGGGGGTCGCCAAACATCTGGTGATGGCGGCGGTGCAGCTCGAGGCGGACGACATCGAGGCCGCCCTCGCGCACGCCGAGACCGCCGTGCGCCGCGCCGGCCGCGTTCCCGCGGCGCGCGAGGCCCTGGGGATGGTGGCGTACCGCATGGGTGACTTCGCGCGTGCGCTGAACGAGTTCCGTACTGTGCGGCGGCTGAGTGGCTCCTCGCACCTGCTGCCCCTGATGGTCGACTGCGAGCGGGGGCTGGGTCGGCACTCGCGGGCCCTCGAGCTCGCCGCCACCCCGGAGGCGCGGACGCTCGCGGACGACGAGCGGCTCGAGCTCGCGATCGTCGTGTCCGGTGTCCGCCGCGACCTCGGCCAGCTCGACGCCGCGTTGCTCGCCCTCCAGGTCCCTGCTCTCAAGCGCGGGTCCAAGGCCGGCGTGCACCGTCTGCACTACGCCTATGCCGACACCCTGGTGGCACTGGGCCGCGTCGACGAGGCGCGGGAGTGGTTCCAGAAGGCGGTCGAGGGCGACATCGAGAACGAGACCGACGCGGTCGAGCGCCTCGACGAGCTCGACGGCATCGACCTCACCGACCTCGGGCCGGACGAGGACGACGTGGTGCCGTCGCCGGAGCCGCCGTCGGCCGAGGGCGACGGCCGACCCACGCCGGCGTGA
- a CDS encoding HAD-IIA family hydrolase, which translates to MTSLAARYAALVCDLDGVVYRGPAAVPHAVDALGALTVPVVYATNNASRPPADVAAHLQELGLGCTPEQVVTSSDAAAWLLVRDAEAGSRVLAVGGPGVVVALEAAGFVGVAPRDHDGFGYAAVVQGYGAGVTATDLAEAAYAVEDGARWVATNTDATLPTDRGVAPGNGMLVAAVARAVGRNPDAVAGKPHPPLYLLAAERLDVAADRLLAVGDRLDTDIEGAVGAGADSLLVLTGVDDLDAVLDAPAERRPTFVAPDLRWLHRDPEDGSPSLADLAAAVAAVHRAADDGAGERAAALRETARRMLADLHAE; encoded by the coding sequence GTGACCAGCCTCGCCGCGCGGTACGCCGCGCTGGTGTGCGACCTCGACGGCGTGGTGTACCGCGGCCCGGCGGCGGTCCCGCATGCCGTCGACGCGCTCGGTGCACTGACCGTGCCGGTGGTCTACGCCACCAACAACGCCTCGCGGCCGCCGGCGGACGTGGCTGCCCACCTCCAAGAGCTCGGGCTCGGGTGCACCCCCGAGCAGGTGGTCACCAGCAGCGACGCCGCGGCGTGGCTCCTGGTCCGCGACGCCGAGGCGGGCTCGAGGGTGCTCGCTGTCGGAGGCCCGGGTGTGGTCGTCGCGCTCGAGGCGGCGGGCTTCGTCGGCGTCGCCCCGCGTGACCATGACGGCTTCGGCTACGCGGCGGTCGTCCAGGGGTACGGCGCCGGGGTGACGGCGACGGACCTGGCCGAGGCCGCGTACGCCGTCGAGGACGGAGCGCGGTGGGTGGCCACCAACACCGACGCCACCCTGCCGACCGACCGTGGGGTGGCGCCGGGTAACGGCATGCTGGTGGCGGCGGTCGCCCGGGCCGTGGGGCGTAACCCCGACGCGGTGGCGGGCAAGCCGCATCCGCCGCTCTACCTGCTGGCTGCCGAGCGGCTCGACGTCGCGGCCGATCGTCTGCTGGCGGTGGGTGACCGCCTCGACACCGACATCGAGGGCGCGGTCGGCGCCGGCGCCGACTCGCTGCTGGTGCTGACGGGAGTCGACGACCTGGACGCCGTCCTCGACGCGCCCGCGGAGCGCCGACCGACCTTCGTCGCCCCCGATCTGCGCTGGCTGCACCGCGATCCCGAGGACGGCTCACCCTCGCTGGCGGACCTCGCAGCGGCCGTCGCGGCGGTGCACCGTGCTGCCGACGACGGGGCGGGGGAGCGGGCGGCGGCGCTGCGCGAGACCGCGCGCCGGATGTTGGCGGACCTGCACGCCGAGTAG
- a CDS encoding DNA-binding protein, with protein sequence MVTRSIRAYVELAVGLGEVTRARAVEAAQELVAIAGSEASPKKMAKQVGRLADDLLRAAEENRNQVVALVQREVEAAVERLDAGAVVADMQALAATVTGLATQVDELARAVGTRAGLVHSGSGAPAAASPPVRTAAPASPRPTRAAVKKAAQKRASAAGTATKAAATTAGAASKAAPATKASAAKATARKASTTKATAKKTSATKATARKASTGTTSPAKRTSATKATAKKTSATKATATKTSATKATARKASTGTTSPAKKAPAKKVPAKKASATPTTATSNDTATTAPTTGSSA encoded by the coding sequence ATGGTCACACGATCCATCCGCGCGTACGTCGAGCTCGCCGTCGGTCTCGGGGAGGTCACCCGGGCCCGTGCCGTCGAAGCAGCCCAGGAGCTCGTGGCGATCGCCGGGTCCGAAGCGTCACCGAAGAAGATGGCCAAGCAGGTGGGCCGTCTGGCCGATGACCTGCTGCGGGCCGCGGAGGAGAACCGCAACCAGGTGGTCGCCCTCGTACAGCGTGAGGTCGAAGCCGCCGTCGAACGGCTGGACGCCGGTGCCGTCGTCGCCGACATGCAGGCACTGGCCGCGACCGTGACCGGCCTGGCCACCCAGGTCGACGAGCTGGCGCGCGCGGTAGGGACGCGAGCCGGCCTGGTGCACAGCGGGTCCGGCGCCCCGGCCGCCGCGTCGCCCCCGGTGCGGACCGCCGCCCCGGCGTCACCGCGTCCCACCCGGGCTGCGGTGAAGAAGGCCGCCCAGAAGCGTGCGTCGGCCGCCGGTACCGCGACGAAGGCCGCCGCGACGACGGCGGGGGCAGCGTCGAAGGCCGCACCTGCGACGAAGGCTTCGGCGGCCAAGGCCACCGCGCGGAAGGCTTCGACGACGAAGGCCACCGCGAAGAAGACCTCGGCGACCAAGGCCACCGCGCGGAAGGCCTCGACCGGGACGACGTCGCCCGCGAAGAGGACCTCGGCGACCAAGGCCACCGCGAAGAAGACCTCGGCGACCAAGGCCACCGCGACGAAGACCTCGGCGACCAAGGCCACCGCGCGGAAGGCCTCGACCGGGACGACCTCTCCCGCGAAGAAGGCCCCCGCGAAGAAGGTCCCCGCGAAGAAGGCCTCGGCGACGCCGACCACCGCGACCTCGAACGACACCGCGACGACCGCCCCGACGACGGGGTCGTCGGCGTGA
- a CDS encoding TlyA family RNA methyltransferase, which yields MARLDAELVRRGLARSRGEAQTLVADGLVRVDGVPARKPAQPVDAASALSVQHDGPRWVGRGAHKLLAALEGWGQSGLVVAGRRCIDVGASTGGFTQVLLHHGAAHVVALDVGHDQLVRELADDPRVDDRPGTSVRDLGPAAVGGPFDVVVTDLSFISLTLVATELAALLRPDGDLVALVKPQFEVGRDRLGRGGVVGDPGNRRDALLAVTSAFARTGLHVRAVAPSPLLGTTGNVEYLLWVRSDPSDTMTEDEVRDAVHAATPRHRGARR from the coding sequence ATCGCCCGGCTCGACGCCGAGCTCGTGCGCCGGGGTCTGGCCCGCTCGCGGGGGGAGGCGCAGACGTTGGTGGCCGACGGGCTGGTCCGGGTCGACGGTGTACCCGCGCGCAAGCCGGCCCAGCCCGTCGACGCGGCGAGCGCCCTGTCGGTGCAGCACGACGGCCCCCGATGGGTGGGCCGGGGGGCCCACAAGCTGCTCGCGGCCCTGGAGGGCTGGGGGCAATCCGGCCTCGTCGTGGCGGGGCGTCGCTGCATCGACGTCGGCGCGTCCACGGGGGGCTTCACCCAGGTCCTGCTGCACCACGGGGCCGCCCACGTCGTCGCGCTCGACGTCGGGCACGATCAGCTGGTCCGTGAGCTGGCCGACGACCCACGCGTCGACGACCGCCCGGGCACCTCGGTGCGCGACCTCGGCCCCGCGGCCGTCGGAGGACCCTTCGACGTCGTCGTCACCGACCTGTCGTTCATCTCGCTGACCCTGGTGGCCACCGAGCTCGCCGCTCTGCTGCGCCCCGACGGTGACCTCGTGGCGCTGGTCAAGCCGCAGTTCGAGGTCGGCCGCGACCGGCTGGGGCGCGGCGGGGTCGTCGGGGACCCCGGGAACCGGCGCGACGCCCTGCTGGCGGTCACGTCGGCCTTCGCGCGGACAGGGCTGCACGTGCGGGCCGTGGCGCCCAGCCCGCTCCTGGGGACGACGGGCAACGTCGAGTACCTCCTGTGGGTACGGTCGGACCCGTCGGACACAATGACCGAGGACGAGGTCCGCGACGCCGTGCATGCGGCCACCCCCCGACACCGAGGAGCCCGACGATGA
- a CDS encoding NAD kinase: MTPAPRRVLLVTHASRRDAQELSAAVATRLLASGIGVCAPSADLAGETPLAAVDGVGCVDETRTDLDCELVCVLGGDGTILRGAEISRGSGAPLLGVNLGHVGFLAEAEREDLDATVERICARDYTVEERMTLDVVARVDGHEVFSSWALNEATVEKASRERMLELTVEIDGRPLSTWGCDGIVMATPTGSTAYAFSAGGPVVWPDVEALLLVPISAHALFSRPVVVGPQSHLAVQLLPQAEAGAVLWCDGRRAVGLSPGAQVEVTRSALPVRLARLSQGVFTDRLVEKFDLPVHGWRGAARRQRDDGEDVAR, encoded by the coding sequence ATGACGCCAGCGCCGCGCCGCGTCCTGCTCGTCACCCACGCCAGCCGTCGCGACGCCCAGGAGCTCTCCGCGGCCGTCGCCACCCGGCTGCTGGCCTCCGGCATCGGGGTCTGCGCCCCGTCGGCCGACCTCGCGGGCGAGACCCCACTGGCCGCCGTCGACGGCGTCGGCTGCGTCGACGAGACCAGGACCGACCTCGACTGCGAGCTGGTCTGCGTGCTCGGCGGCGACGGCACCATCCTGCGCGGTGCCGAGATCTCCCGCGGCTCCGGGGCACCCCTTCTCGGGGTCAACCTCGGGCACGTCGGCTTCCTGGCCGAGGCCGAGCGCGAGGACCTCGACGCCACTGTGGAGCGCATCTGCGCCCGCGACTACACCGTCGAGGAGCGGATGACCCTCGACGTGGTGGCCCGGGTCGACGGCCACGAGGTGTTCTCGTCCTGGGCCCTCAACGAGGCCACCGTCGAGAAGGCGTCCCGCGAGCGGATGCTCGAGCTCACCGTCGAGATCGACGGTCGGCCGCTGTCCACCTGGGGCTGCGACGGCATCGTCATGGCCACACCCACCGGTTCCACCGCGTACGCCTTCTCGGCCGGCGGCCCGGTGGTCTGGCCCGACGTCGAGGCCCTGCTGCTGGTCCCCATCAGCGCCCACGCGCTGTTCTCGCGCCCGGTCGTCGTCGGCCCGCAGTCCCACCTCGCGGTGCAGCTGCTGCCGCAGGCCGAGGCCGGCGCGGTGCTCTGGTGCGACGGGCGGCGCGCGGTCGGGCTGTCGCCCGGAGCGCAGGTCGAGGTCACCCGCTCCGCGCTGCCGGTGCGCCTGGCCCGCCTGTCGCAGGGTGTCTTCACCGACCGCCTGGTCGAGAAGTTCGACCTCCCCGTCCACGGCTGGCGGGGCGCGGCCCGCCGCCAGCGCGACGACGGGGAGGACGTGGCGCGGTGA